The proteins below come from a single Parageobacillus toebii NBRC 107807 genomic window:
- a CDS encoding YtxH domain-containing protein — MKKRNVWKGVMIGAAVGAAFSLLIKREEKQDRLSLPMKLKQWRQSVEEMAEDMAFIMEKIKDIAEKTPEVIEFIKEAYSWKEDDRPRIK; from the coding sequence GTGAAGAAGAGAAATGTATGGAAAGGTGTGATGATCGGGGCAGCAGTAGGAGCCGCATTTTCCTTGCTGATCAAAAGGGAAGAAAAGCAAGACCGTCTTTCATTGCCGATGAAGCTGAAACAATGGCGCCAATCTGTAGAAGAGATGGCGGAAGACATGGCGTTTATTATGGAAAAAATAAAAGATATTGCAGAAAAAACACCGGAAGTTATCGAATTTATAAAAGAAGCATATAGCTGGAAAGAGGATGATCGTCCCCGAATAAAATAA
- a CDS encoding YihY/virulence factor BrkB family protein produces MMINLTFIREMVRRFQKDEIPRLSAELAYYFLLSLFPFLIFLFTLLAYLPIPHEDILSIIRQYAPKEALHLVEANIRRVMDDQNWKLLSFSIIVAIWSASNGMNAIVRAFNRAYDVEENRPFFIARGMSVLLTIGMIFVIIVALFLPVFGKTIGLFLFSAFGFSQTFLMTWNALRWVISSLILFVVFTALYYFAPNKKLRCANIVSGAIFATVGWILMSLAFSYYVNNFANYTAMYGSLGGMIILMVWFYLSGMIIVLGGEMNAIFDCEREGRKRTR; encoded by the coding sequence ATGATGATTAATTTAACGTTTATTCGTGAAATGGTGCGGCGTTTTCAAAAGGATGAAATTCCCCGTCTGTCGGCGGAATTAGCTTATTATTTCCTTCTTTCCCTGTTCCCATTTCTTATTTTTTTATTTACGTTACTTGCTTATTTGCCAATTCCACATGAAGATATTCTTTCCATAATACGTCAATATGCTCCAAAAGAAGCGCTTCATTTAGTCGAGGCAAACATTCGTCGGGTGATGGACGACCAAAACTGGAAATTGTTATCGTTTAGTATTATCGTTGCGATTTGGTCAGCTTCAAATGGAATGAATGCGATTGTCCGGGCGTTTAACCGCGCTTATGATGTCGAGGAAAATCGCCCCTTTTTTATCGCTCGTGGAATGTCGGTATTGCTTACAATCGGAATGATTTTTGTGATCATCGTTGCATTGTTTTTGCCTGTATTCGGGAAAACGATTGGGCTATTTTTATTTTCTGCATTTGGTTTTTCCCAAACATTTTTAATGACTTGGAACGCGTTGCGTTGGGTCATTAGTTCATTAATTTTGTTTGTTGTGTTTACCGCATTATATTATTTCGCGCCAAATAAGAAGCTGCGTTGTGCGAATATTGTCAGCGGCGCAATCTTTGCGACGGTTGGATGGATTCTCATGTCGCTTGCTTTTTCTTACTATGTCAACAATTTTGCGAATTATACCGCCATGTACGGAAGCCTCGGTGGAATGATTATTTTAATGGTGTGGTTTTATTTATCAGGGATGATTATTGTTTTAGGAGGAGAAATGAACGCGATTTTTGATTGTGAACGGGAAGGAAGAAAACGCACGCGTTAA
- a CDS encoding BH0509 family protein, translating to MLRAERKNMIEFIEKVRGITRDQLAYMTDAEIEYIYELYYYNHEEIAE from the coding sequence ATGCTTAGAGCAGAACGAAAAAATATGATTGAATTTATCGAAAAAGTAAGAGGAATTACAAGAGACCAACTTGCTTATATGACAGACGCAGAAATCGAATATATTTATGAGTTGTACTATTACAATCATGAAGAAATCGCAGAATAA